A single region of the Treponema primitia ZAS-1 genome encodes:
- a CDS encoding DUF4304 domain-containing protein — protein sequence MDRAELFLSRCNKVAREFFNDNPIRHVKEVRKYSPNRDFYFCIYFQDHFENPYDELLSFSPQVCIFSKELRQKYGYGLLYHNSIQAMSPYKDHNEWNLSGAASEKTINEIIECTKYYILPVFEIFNNKEKAIGYLLANGTKFNSFSKKCLNPLLFLLKCSNKENAEIFFNDFINESIDKEVIREIYENLNDNYLLTDLVLHDFYNLDNIQLAYNNGLKIK from the coding sequence ATGGATAGAGCGGAACTATTTTTGTCCCGGTGCAACAAAGTTGCCCGGGAATTTTTTAATGATAATCCAATCAGACACGTAAAAGAGGTGAGAAAGTACTCGCCTAACAGGGATTTTTATTTTTGTATCTATTTTCAAGACCATTTTGAAAACCCGTATGATGAATTGCTGTCCTTTTCGCCGCAGGTATGTATTTTCTCAAAAGAACTACGACAGAAGTATGGATATGGGTTACTGTACCACAATTCTATTCAGGCTATGTCGCCCTATAAGGACCATAACGAATGGAATCTTTCGGGAGCAGCTTCTGAAAAGACTATTAACGAAATAATAGAATGCACAAAATATTATATATTGCCTGTATTTGAAATATTTAATAATAAAGAAAAGGCTATTGGATACTTGTTGGCAAACGGAACTAAGTTTAATAGTTTCTCTAAAAAATGTTTAAATCCATTATTATTTTTATTAAAGTGTTCTAACAAAGAGAACGCCGAAATATTTTTTAATGATTTTATAAATGAATCCATAGATAAAGAAGTTATAAGAGAAATATATGAGAATTTAAACGATAATTATCTTTTAACAGATCTCGTGCTACATGATTTTTATAATTTGGATAATATACAATTGGCATATAATAATGGATTAAAAATTAAATGA
- a CDS encoding DUF2971 domain-containing protein — MPAAPIGSDDLLYKYYANSQHAFDNIEKNELCLNDVGYFNDPFEGFGKHVPGIGASATMHGRPVPPFIRHRKLISEINHNYRIGCFTETYDNPLMWSHYTNSHQGFCVAYKKSEIEASVSFLEQVAYATAMPVVSGVTDTDVKTVLLTKSSHWDYEKEWRAVLKTTPEEIDRIEFDELKRLDYEARQKSGEGIPYYFWPRPSHFFKVSKRYFIHCKPVKFYFGLRMLTVNWMHLMDIVPGIEYFNMRQKLDSYDIEPIPQSPGWGSTGATPGKAPGTV, encoded by the coding sequence ATGCCAGCAGCGCCGATTGGGAGTGATGATTTACTGTATAAATATTATGCAAATTCTCAGCACGCCTTTGACAATATTGAAAAAAATGAACTTTGTTTAAATGATGTGGGCTATTTCAATGACCCCTTCGAGGGCTTTGGAAAACATGTACCAGGCATTGGAGCTTCCGCCACCATGCATGGTAGGCCTGTGCCGCCCTTTATACGTCATCGCAAATTGATTTCAGAAATTAACCATAACTATAGGATAGGTTGTTTTACCGAAACCTATGACAATCCCCTTATGTGGTCTCATTACACCAATTCCCATCAAGGTTTTTGTGTTGCCTACAAGAAAAGTGAAATCGAAGCAAGCGTTTCGTTTTTAGAACAAGTTGCTTATGCGACTGCCATGCCAGTCGTATCTGGCGTTACCGATACGGATGTAAAGACTGTGTTACTCACAAAATCAAGCCATTGGGACTACGAGAAGGAATGGCGCGCTGTCCTCAAAACAACCCCGGAAGAAATTGATAGGATAGAGTTTGATGAGCTTAAGCGCCTTGATTATGAAGCGAGGCAGAAAAGTGGCGAAGGTATCCCGTATTACTTCTGGCCAAGGCCTTCTCATTTTTTTAAGGTTTCAAAACGCTATTTTATTCATTGCAAACCTGTCAAATTTTATTTTGGCTTGAGAATGTTAACCGTAAATTGGATGCACTTGATGGATATTGTTCCCGGTATTGAATATTTTAATATGCGCCAGAAATTGGATTCCTATGATATTGAGCCCATCCCACAGTCTCCCGGCTGGGGCAGTACGGGAGCAACGCCTGGAAAAGCGCCAGGGACCGTTTAG